CCACAACCACTTTATTTCGGCCATAAGCCACTTTTAGCTTGTAAGGTTCCCTTTTGGTTATTGCATGTTTCAAGTGCAAACACGGTGTTAcgcattttcttgaaacaaTACTAAAACGCCCTGATGACTTGAAACAAGATACTAATACAAACAGATGGCTTTTAAGAAGCAATCAAAGCGTATATAAACGCTGAGAATAATGACACATCACCAATAATCATAATGGagttttttcacttttactatactctttttttacgttcttctttgaagCACAGCAAGCAACCACTGTAAAGGTCAGAAACTaaacattttcagatgATGTCGCCCTCCATTCATTTAACTTATCTATTCACGATATTGTTGGGATTAACCAATATTGCTCTGGCATCCGATCCAGAGACAATCTTGGTGACAGTGACCAACACAGACGAGGCAAATGGAGCTGTTGAAACCACGGTTTCTCCCGCATTGGTCTCCACTTCGACCATAGTTCAAGCCCATACCACAACCTTGTACACAACTTGGTGTCCCCTGACTGTGGCCACTTCATCTACTACTGCGGTTCCTCCTTCCGTTTCATATGCTGCAACGTTATCAAGATTCAGTACCTTAACGTTATCTACGGAAGTTTGCTCACATGAGGCATgttcttcatcattcaCGTTACCAACAACCACCTTTTCTGTGACTTCCGAATATACCTCCTATATATGCCCTACTTGTCACACAAACACAATTAGTTCATCCTCCAAGATAGAAACTACAGCTGAACCATCGTCCAGTGTTGTTTCATCGTCGACAAGTACCTCCACATTATCTCCTAGTACTTCGACCTTCTCGAGCACAACCGACTCAAGTTCGAGCTCAAGTATAACAAGCTCCAGTCCAGTTTTCGCTTCCACCACTCTATCATCAGCAAGCTTTCTCTCAACTTCTACTTTCACAAGTTcgacttcttcttccacaaGTTCTACTCCATCTTCCACAACTAcaagttcttcttccacaAGTACGACTTCTCCTTCCACAAGTTCGACTCCATCTTCCACAAGTTCGACTCCATCTTCCACAACTAcaagttcttcttccacaactacaagttcttcttccacaAGTTCGGCTCCATCTTCCACAAGtacaacttcttcttccacaaGTTCAACTCCATCTTCCACAAGTTCGGCTCCATCTTCTACAACTACAACTTCTACTTCCACAAGCTcgacttcttcttccacgAGTTCTACTCCATCTTCCACAACTAcaagttcttcttccacaAGTACGACTTCTCCTTCCACAAGTTCGACTCCATCTTCCACAAGTTCGACTCCATCTTCCACAAGtacaacttcttcttccacaaGTTCAACTTCCAAAACTTTAAGCTCATCCAGTTTAGGTTCTACTACTTCCACTTCTATTGAACCAACCTCCTCTTTGGTTTCATTTGTATCCCCATCATCAAGTACCTCCGCAACATCAACGTCCACATCTTCATATGCTCCATCCACGCATTCTTCCTCCatct
The Saccharomyces kudriavzevii IFO 1802 strain IFO1802 genome assembly, chromosome: 14 DNA segment above includes these coding regions:
- the AGA1 gene encoding Aga1p (similar to Saccharomyces cerevisiae FIG2 (YCR089W) and AGA1 (YNR044W); ancestral locus Anc_6.367) codes for the protein MMSPSIHLTYLFTILLGLTNIALASDPETILVTVTNTDEANGAVETTVSPALVSTSTIVQAHTTTLYTTWCPLTVATSSTTAVPPSVSYAATLSRFSTLTLSTEVCSHEACSSSFTLPTTTFSVTSEYTSYICPTCHTNTISSSSKIETTAEPSSSVVSSSTSTSTLSPSTSTFSSTTDSSSSSSITSSSPVFASTTLSSASFLSTSTFTSSTSSSTSSTPSSTTTSSSSTSTTSPSTSSTPSSTSSTPSSTTTSSSSTTTSSSSTSSAPSSTSTTSSSTSSTPSSTSSAPSSTTTTSTSTSSTSSSTSSTPSSTTTSSSSTSTTSPSTSSTPSSTSSTPSSTSTTSSSTSSTSKTLSSSSLGSTTSTSIEPTSSLVSFVSPSSSTSATSTSTSSYAPSTHSSSIFSTSSDVTTSSATSSAVETTTNSQSSSEYTSKSTTSTIAPSFSMSTYFTTISGVTTMYTTWCPYTSGSVVATLTNTHDTTAIETTTCTHESCMPSQTTKSVLSSIVTSTTSVVTSAATSHACSTCTKTSGSSSSEQPPFTNSVTQETTSTENVASSTTASGEDYNKHATGKYHQTSSDISFVSYTTSKETATSSVSSTSREQLSSPLATSILLSSTSALSSSSSATTYFSSSATEWSSSSPVLPSSSASSSNVKQSSVATSSVVSLSAAALSSSSPVAATQPTSTTSTSETLAVESSLTSTLSSIHFSPSPSSSSPSQTYITTAPELSSSTIMQYQSSSMVVVSQYTGSGSQTHLPLGKLFFAVMAVAFNAIL